Proteins encoded within one genomic window of Candidatus Nezhaarchaeota archaeon:
- a CDS encoding phosphoadenosine phosphosulfate reductase family protein, whose amino-acid sequence MPEIWRTAAKIYWCPNCNVPLIAPRCGLCSEQATKAHGSPPKDFRPALDYDFKILREVVEREFGAKACNIIIPSDVVLFNKIPYVDQANEVIVDGWVMGNLYYSPDKSIWRFRPSYEGAARLVLENAAPYVEVLKDRIRLWDELAKSEFRGDAIPPSGKYVILVNSKFSTIGVAVSLDNGRLKVVKVWEPHRPHVRDKKSDWGIAIRANEPHMEVEEKRAITLITKITEGRKVFVSYSGGKDSLVTLLLTLRALGDVPLLFNDTGIEAPATIEHVWEVANRFGLELIYASAGDIFWKALPTYGPPARDYRWCCKVCKLVPIAKAVREKFQGEVYTILGQRKYESFARLRASVIERSRWIPNLLGVSPIRDWSALHVWLYLMKEKVRFNPLYKEGFDRIGCWLCPACELAEFERVKELYPDLWSKWEESALEWCKEKGLPQEWFKLGLWRWRKLPGDAKKLAIRMKVNVNYIEQKLTGLKEVDVSLIVRPCDNLYEAQGSISGPLDLNRVSMMLKCVGGRVSINEKLGLAVLRTDEGIASLNRDGSFSIRAEDDHSLRRVVEVFVKSLLRAKYCNSCGSCRNWCPTNSITMVNEGVRVLDTCLGCRSCIHACPIATYMYKFLVHVVDEEYDQG is encoded by the coding sequence GTGCCCGAGATTTGGAGGACTGCAGCAAAGATTTACTGGTGCCCAAACTGCAACGTGCCCCTAATAGCGCCTAGATGTGGCCTATGTAGCGAACAGGCTACTAAGGCTCATGGCTCGCCTCCCAAGGACTTTAGACCTGCCCTGGATTACGACTTTAAAATCTTGAGAGAAGTTGTGGAAAGGGAGTTTGGAGCTAAAGCATGTAACATAATAATTCCAAGTGATGTAGTGCTGTTTAATAAGATACCTTATGTCGATCAAGCGAACGAGGTTATAGTCGATGGGTGGGTCATGGGAAATCTCTACTACAGTCCAGATAAAAGCATTTGGAGGTTTAGGCCATCCTACGAGGGCGCTGCGAGATTGGTATTAGAGAACGCTGCTCCATACGTTGAGGTTTTAAAAGATAGGATCAGATTATGGGACGAACTCGCTAAAAGCGAATTTAGAGGAGACGCTATCCCTCCTAGTGGTAAGTACGTAATTTTAGTTAACTCTAAGTTCTCAACTATAGGAGTGGCTGTCTCATTAGATAATGGGAGGTTAAAGGTCGTTAAGGTCTGGGAGCCTCACAGACCCCACGTAAGGGACAAGAAAAGCGATTGGGGGATAGCAATAAGAGCCAATGAACCTCACATGGAGGTTGAAGAGAAGAGAGCTATTACCCTCATAACAAAAATTACTGAGGGGCGTAAAGTCTTCGTCTCGTACTCTGGTGGAAAGGATAGCCTGGTGACTCTATTATTGACGTTAAGGGCCTTGGGAGACGTACCGCTACTCTTCAACGACACAGGCATAGAAGCTCCTGCAACTATAGAACATGTTTGGGAAGTAGCCAACAGGTTTGGGCTTGAGCTCATCTACGCCAGTGCGGGAGACATATTTTGGAAGGCGCTGCCAACTTACGGACCTCCGGCTCGAGACTATAGGTGGTGTTGCAAGGTTTGCAAGCTAGTACCTATAGCTAAAGCGGTTAGGGAGAAGTTCCAAGGAGAGGTCTATACCATACTGGGTCAAAGAAAGTACGAGTCTTTTGCACGTTTAAGAGCTTCGGTAATAGAGAGAAGTAGGTGGATACCGAATCTATTAGGCGTTAGCCCTATAAGGGATTGGTCTGCGCTTCACGTTTGGCTTTACTTAATGAAGGAGAAGGTAAGGTTTAATCCATTGTACAAAGAGGGGTTTGACAGAATCGGGTGCTGGCTTTGCCCCGCATGCGAGCTCGCTGAGTTCGAGAGGGTTAAGGAGTTGTACCCCGATTTGTGGAGTAAATGGGAGGAAAGCGCTCTAGAGTGGTGCAAGGAGAAAGGGCTACCACAAGAGTGGTTTAAGCTTGGGCTGTGGCGATGGAGAAAGCTACCAGGAGATGCTAAGAAGCTTGCTATTAGAATGAAAGTTAATGTCAACTATATCGAGCAAAAGTTGACAGGTCTCAAAGAGGTCGATGTCTCGCTGATTGTAAGACCTTGCGATAACTTATACGAGGCTCAAGGTTCAATAAGTGGCCCTCTTGATTTAAATAGAGTATCTATGATGCTTAAATGTGTTGGAGGAAGAGTTTCTATCAATGAAAAGCTAGGTTTGGCGGTGCTGAGAACCGACGAGGGAATTGCGTCATTAAATAGAGATGGCTCCTTCTCGATTAGAGCTGAGGATGACCATAGCTTGAGAAGAGTAGTTGAAGTTTTTGTCAAGAGCTTATTAAGGGCAAAGTACTGCAATTCATGCGGTTCTTGTAGAAATTGGTGCCCCACGAATTCAATAACAATGGTAAATGAAGGGGTGAGGGTTTTAGATACATGCCTTGGATGTAGGAGCTGTATCCATGCTTGTCCCATCGCGACGTACATGTACAAGTTCTTAGTACACGTCGTGGATGAAGAGTATGATCAAGGTTAA